In Octopus bimaculoides isolate UCB-OBI-ISO-001 chromosome 5, ASM119413v2, whole genome shotgun sequence, a genomic segment contains:
- the LOC106867859 gene encoding CD63 antigen isoform X1, with the protein MADEQNQNADQKPRRRKKAKKQRIISSTGTTIFMIINVFLVIIGGTLILGGIIVKYGSAKMEVQLQPLYKTMAEAISEADMPDFGRYVDITHKVALGFIVTGACLLFIALIGCCGGCCQNRSLLILYGFLLTCVMVTETGFVILLFSAKKEMKDSMKEPMITNLKNMYAGPEKEDVTSYGWNFVMSTFQCCGINNYTEFHYAKKWDRRTKIRGMQYLKIIPDTCCSRRVDILSEKQFKEMTDTNCTINPTLTNSYIGKSCWGTIQALLNEQSGLMMGIGVTVLGFEILVFVISLIEANAGTFTKEKKALKCRRGSWNSLKKYGSDGCGKYLPVQRYPKGSKKVNHGLETLL; encoded by the exons ATGGCTGATGAACAAAATCAAAATGCAGATCAAAAGCCGCGAAGACGAAAGAAGGCTAAGAAGCAAAGAATTATATCTTCCACCGGAACCACCATCTTTATGATAATAAATGTTTTCCTGGTT ATAATTGGTGGTACATTGATCCTGGGTGGAATCATTGTCAAATATGGCTCAGCCAAAATGGAAGTACAGttacaaccactttacaaaacAATGGCAGAGGCAATATCTGAAGCAGACATGCCAGATTTTGGCAGATATGTTGATATCACACATAAGGTGGCATTGGGATTCATTGTAACTGGAGCATGTCTTCTCTTCATTGCACTGAtaggttgttgtggtggttgttgccAAAATAGGTCATTACTCATTCTG TATGGATTTTTGTTAACATGTGTGATGGTCACAGAAACTGGTTTTGTTATATTGCTGTTTTCGGCTAAGAAAGAA atgAAAGACTCTATGAAAGAACCAATGATTACCAATCTGAAAAACATGTATGCTGGTCCTGAAAAAGAAGATGTAACTTCATATGGTTGGAATTTTGTTATGTCTACG TTCCAGTGTTGTGGGATCAATAACTACACAGAATTTCATTATGCCAAAAAATGGGACCGGAGAACTAAAATTAGGGGCATGCAATACTTGAAAATAATTCCTGATACCTGCTGTTCTCGCAGGGTTGATATTTTAAGTGAAAAACAGTTCAAAgaaatgactgacacaaactgTACTATTAATCCGACTCTTACAAATTCATATATTGGAAAG agtTGTTGGGGTACAATACAGGCTTTATTAAACGAACAGAGTGGACTGATGATGGGAATTGGTGTAACAGTGCTAGGATTTGAG attcTTGTCTTTGTTATATCACTTATAGAAGCCAATGCAGGTACATTCACCAAAGAAAAAAAGGCTTTAAAATGCCGGAGAGGATCCTGGAACTCTTTGAAAAAATATG gTTCTGATGGCTGCGGTAAATATTTACCTGTGCAGAGGTATCCGAAAGGGAGCAAGAAAGTAAATCATGGTTTGGAGACTCTGTTGTGA
- the LOC106867859 gene encoding tetraspanin-18 isoform X3, with product MADEQNQNADQKPRRRKKAKKQRIISSTGTTIFMIINVFLVIIGGTLILGGIIVKYGSAKMEVQLQPLYKTMAEAISEADMPDFGRYVDITHKVALGFIVTGACLLFIALIGCCGGCCQNRSLLILYGFLLTCVMVTETGFVILLFSAKKEMKDSMKEPMITNLKNMYAGPEKEDVTSYGWNFVMSTFQCCGINNYTEFHYAKKWDRRTKIRGMQYLKIIPDTCCSRRVDILSEKQFKEMTDTNCTINPTLTNSYIGKSCWGTIQALLNEQSGLMMGIGVTVLGFEKPMQVHSPKKKRL from the exons ATGGCTGATGAACAAAATCAAAATGCAGATCAAAAGCCGCGAAGACGAAAGAAGGCTAAGAAGCAAAGAATTATATCTTCCACCGGAACCACCATCTTTATGATAATAAATGTTTTCCTGGTT ATAATTGGTGGTACATTGATCCTGGGTGGAATCATTGTCAAATATGGCTCAGCCAAAATGGAAGTACAGttacaaccactttacaaaacAATGGCAGAGGCAATATCTGAAGCAGACATGCCAGATTTTGGCAGATATGTTGATATCACACATAAGGTGGCATTGGGATTCATTGTAACTGGAGCATGTCTTCTCTTCATTGCACTGAtaggttgttgtggtggttgttgccAAAATAGGTCATTACTCATTCTG TATGGATTTTTGTTAACATGTGTGATGGTCACAGAAACTGGTTTTGTTATATTGCTGTTTTCGGCTAAGAAAGAA atgAAAGACTCTATGAAAGAACCAATGATTACCAATCTGAAAAACATGTATGCTGGTCCTGAAAAAGAAGATGTAACTTCATATGGTTGGAATTTTGTTATGTCTACG TTCCAGTGTTGTGGGATCAATAACTACACAGAATTTCATTATGCCAAAAAATGGGACCGGAGAACTAAAATTAGGGGCATGCAATACTTGAAAATAATTCCTGATACCTGCTGTTCTCGCAGGGTTGATATTTTAAGTGAAAAACAGTTCAAAgaaatgactgacacaaactgTACTATTAATCCGACTCTTACAAATTCATATATTGGAAAG agtTGTTGGGGTACAATACAGGCTTTATTAAACGAACAGAGTGGACTGATGATGGGAATTGGTGTAACAGTGCTAGGATTTGAG AAGCCAATGCAGGTACATTCACCAAAGAAAAAAAGGCTTTAA
- the LOC106867859 gene encoding CD63 antigen isoform X2 produces MADEQNQNADQKPRRRKKAKKQRIISSTGTTIFMIINVFLVIIGGTLILGGIIVKYGSAKMEVQLQPLYKTMAEAISEADMPDFGRYVDITHKVALGFIVTGACLLFIALIGCCGGCCQNRSLLILYGFLLTCVMVTETGFVILLFSAKKEMKDSMKEPMITNLKNMYAGPEKEDVTSYGWNFVMSTFQCCGINNYTEFHYAKKWDRRTKIRGMQYLKIIPDTCCSRRVDILSEKQFKEMTDTNCTINPTLTNSYIGKSCWGTIQALLNEQSGLMMGIGVTVLGFEVLMAAVNIYLCRGIRKGARK; encoded by the exons ATGGCTGATGAACAAAATCAAAATGCAGATCAAAAGCCGCGAAGACGAAAGAAGGCTAAGAAGCAAAGAATTATATCTTCCACCGGAACCACCATCTTTATGATAATAAATGTTTTCCTGGTT ATAATTGGTGGTACATTGATCCTGGGTGGAATCATTGTCAAATATGGCTCAGCCAAAATGGAAGTACAGttacaaccactttacaaaacAATGGCAGAGGCAATATCTGAAGCAGACATGCCAGATTTTGGCAGATATGTTGATATCACACATAAGGTGGCATTGGGATTCATTGTAACTGGAGCATGTCTTCTCTTCATTGCACTGAtaggttgttgtggtggttgttgccAAAATAGGTCATTACTCATTCTG TATGGATTTTTGTTAACATGTGTGATGGTCACAGAAACTGGTTTTGTTATATTGCTGTTTTCGGCTAAGAAAGAA atgAAAGACTCTATGAAAGAACCAATGATTACCAATCTGAAAAACATGTATGCTGGTCCTGAAAAAGAAGATGTAACTTCATATGGTTGGAATTTTGTTATGTCTACG TTCCAGTGTTGTGGGATCAATAACTACACAGAATTTCATTATGCCAAAAAATGGGACCGGAGAACTAAAATTAGGGGCATGCAATACTTGAAAATAATTCCTGATACCTGCTGTTCTCGCAGGGTTGATATTTTAAGTGAAAAACAGTTCAAAgaaatgactgacacaaactgTACTATTAATCCGACTCTTACAAATTCATATATTGGAAAG agtTGTTGGGGTACAATACAGGCTTTATTAAACGAACAGAGTGGACTGATGATGGGAATTGGTGTAACAGTGCTAGGATTTGAG gTTCTGATGGCTGCGGTAAATATTTACCTGTGCAGAGGTATCCGAAAGGGAGCAAGAAAGTAA